One part of the Rutidosis leptorrhynchoides isolate AG116_Rl617_1_P2 chromosome 1, CSIRO_AGI_Rlap_v1, whole genome shotgun sequence genome encodes these proteins:
- the LOC139874433 gene encoding uncharacterized protein yields the protein MWLDFTEFVMGPPRYNFRNNSIKKRSYHHLRDHANEIRSLELDHPIASLVGNFAVATFNKAYQLLVNEKQHKRIDRAEFIKCEYKINFGYFREYFFYMRMKAVEKGKEGFYDTKVICDMVNGNRSLSWFTLAKPTPEITVESSHHYSSSSESEDEGDYVPEPEFMCTGMRRRLKDATRRGYDFISPDRYVFDAP from the exons ATGTGGCTAGATTTCACAGAGTTCGTTATGGGGCCGCCG CGATACAATTTCAGAAACAATAGTATAAAAAAAAGAAGCTATCATCATCTCCGGGATCATGCAAATGAAATAAGGTCGCTTGAACTTGATCATCCGATAGCTAGTCTTGTTGGCAACTTTGCCGTTGCTACCTTCAACAAGGCCTATCAGTTG CTTGTCAATGAGAAGCAACACAAGCGCATCGATCGTGCCGAGTTTATCAAGTGCGAATATAAAATTAATTTTGGGTACTTCCGCGAGTATTTCTTCTACATGAGAATGAAGGCTGTTGAAAAAGGGAAGGAAGGCTTCTATGATACCAAAGTTATATGTGATATGGTTAACGGTAACAGATCACTGAGCTGGTTTACTCTCGCTAAACCAACACCAG AAATCACCGTTGAGAGTTCGCATCATTATAGTAGTTCATCTGAATCTGAGGATGAGGGTGATTATGTACCTGAACCTGAATTTATGTGTACCGGGATGAGGCGTAGGCTTAAGGACGCCACTCGTAGGGGTTACGACTTCATCAGCCCGGATCGGTATG TATTCGATGCTCCTTAG